In the Malus domestica chromosome 16, GDT2T_hap1 genome, one interval contains:
- the LOC103403609 gene encoding membrane protein PM19L, with product MAQTVGRNVAAPLLFLNLIMYLIVVGFASWCLNRFINGQTNHPSFGGNGATMFFLIFSILAGVMGIASKLAGANHIRAWRSDSLAAAGSSAIVAWALTALALGLACKQISIGGFRGWRLRVLEAFVIVLTVTQLLYLLLLHAGVFSSKYGPGYRDTDYPAAGDPIHKGTTGGVPASRVV from the exons ATGGCTCAGACTGTGGGAAGGAACGTGGCAGCTCCATTGCTGTTTCTGAACTTGATCATGTATTTGATCGTTGTCGGTTTTGCTAGTTGGTGTCTCAACAGGTTCATCAATGGCCAGACCAATCACCCTA GTTTTGGAGGAAATGGTGCAACAATGTTCTTTTTGATATTCTCCATATTGGCTGGAGTGATGGGCATAGCATCAAAGCTGGCCGGAGCAAACCACATCAGAGCTTGGAGGAGTGATAGCCTAGCTGCAGCAGGATCATCAGCCATCGTGGCATGGGCTCTCACAGCACTGGCCCTTGG GCTGGCATGCAAGCAGATAAGCATTGGAGGGTTTAGAGGATGGAGGCTGAGGGTCTTGGAGGCTTTCGTAATAGTCTTGACAGTCACTCAGCTATTGTACCTCTTGCTGCTTCATGCGGGTGTCTTCAGCAGCAAGTATGGCCCGGGCTACCGTGACACCGACTACCCGGCTGCCGGCGATCCGATACACAAGGGCACAACTGGAGGAGTTCCTGCGTCTAGGGTTGTTTAA
- the LOC103403610 gene encoding ribosomal RNA-processing protein 14-C, with translation MKKKRASHTSDSNPILDLKSIIHQHSQFFDKLVELIPARFYLPVDDDDKPWFQGLSKTAKASAKKESKENIKKARRERLDPEKSSKTTLDVLKQSLEKKSNDESDSDEIEIKPVVPGLEDDERSVEDDERSVTYEELQQRLRRKLDEFRAGRHSEGSERARKRIERKERYEKKGTDQKKRKREAVSDGKKSASDDSVAKVEKDVAEAAKELTFGYVKLGDEDEVGKTNKKKKLSKLQELERAKQLQEAKKDPEKGEIISKKHSWKAATSRAAGIKVHDDPKLLKQSIQKEKKRHQKNAEKWKGRVETTEKMKADKQKKRSDNISQKKQEKINRKIAKREKKLMRPGFEGRKEGFITEG, from the coding sequence atgaagaaaaaaagagcaAGTCATACCAGTGATTCCAATCCAATTCTCGATTTGAAGTCTATTATCCATCAGCATTCTCAATTCTTCGACAAGTTAGTTGAGCTCATCCCTGCTAGATTCTATCTACCCGTTGACGATGATGATAAGCCATGGTTTCAAGGTCTCAGCAAGACTGCAAAAGCTTCAGCAAAGAAGGAATCAAAGGAAAACATTAAGAAAGCTCGAAGAGAACGGTTGGATCCAGAGAAGTCTTCTAAGACTACCCTTGATGTGCTAAAGCAAAGTTTGGAAAAGAAGTCAAACGATGAGAGTGATAGTGATGAAATAGAGATTAAGCCTGTGGTGCCTGGTCTGGAAGATGATGAACGATCAGTGGAAGATGATGAACGTTCAGTGACATATGAAGAACTCCAGCAACGGCTTCGTCGCAAACTTGATGAGTTTCGGGCTGGTCGGCATTCCGAAGGTTCAGAGAGAGCAAGGAAGAGGATTGAGCGAAAGGAAAGATATGAGAAGAAAGGAACTGACCAGAAGAAACGGAAGAGAGAGGCCGTATCTGATGGTAAGAAATCTGCTAGTGATGATTCAGTGGCTAAAGTGGAGAAAGATGTTGCAGAGGCTGCAAAGGAGCTGACATTCGGTTATGTCAAACTTGGGGACGAAGATGAGGTTGGTAAgacaaataagaagaaaaagttGTCAAAGTTGCAGGAGCTTGAGAGGGCAAAACAGTTGCAAGAAGCCAAGAAAGATCCAGAAAAAGGTGAGATAATCTCGAAGAAGCATTCTTGGAAAGCTGCAACAAGTAGAGCTGCTGGGATCAAGGTTCACGATGATCCAAAGTTGTTGAAACAAAGCATTCAGAAGGAGAAGAAGCGGCATCAGAAGAATGCCGAGAAGTGGAAGGGAAGGGTTGAAACCACAGAGAAGATGAAAGCAGATAAACAGAAGAAGAGATCAGATAATATATCACAGAAAAAGCAAGAGAAGATAAACCGGAAAATcgcaaaaagagagaaaaagctCATGCGGCCAGGGTTTGAAGGTCGCAAGGAAGGTTTCATCACCGAAGGTTAA